CTTCGCGCTGTGGGGTGAGCCCCTCGCCGAGACCGCCGAGCAGATCGACCGCGTGTACGCCCACGCCCGCGCCGCCGGTCGCACCGACCGCATCCGCTTCTGGGTGACGTTCCGTCCCGTCGTCGCGCCGACCGACGCCCTCGCGCGTGAGAAGGCCCACGGCATCCTGGAGCGGGCGAAGCCGTTCTACGAGAAGGTCCAGGGCCTGAACCGAACGAACGTCGGGTCGGTGCGCCTGCGCGAGCTGTCGGAGCGGTCGGAGGAGCACGACGGCGGCGTGCTGTGGACGCCGCGCGGTGTCGCCGGCTCGGGCGGGGCGTCGTCGCTGCTGGTCGGTTCTCCCGAGACGGTGGCCGAGGCGATCGTGCGCTACGTGGAGCTCGGAGCGGACATCGTGTCGCTGCCGACCCTCGGCGACCTGAACGATGCCGTGGATGCCGGGCGCCTGGTGATTCCGCTCGTGCGTGACGAGGTGGCGCGCCGCGGGATCGACCCGGAGGTCGTGTTCGCCCGCCGGGCCGTGGCGTGAGCGCCGACGCCGTCGGGGGCCGTCGGGCGCCCGGGGTCGTCTCCGCCGGCGGGCGCCGGATCATCGTCGGCGCCGGCGCCCTCGGCGCCCTGCTCGCCGCGCAATGGACGGGCGCGGGCCTGCCGGCCGTGCTCGTGGCGCGCGGCGCCGCTCGCGACGTGATCGACGAACGCGGCGTGCTCGTGCGCCGTCCGCACGGCGACGAGCGCATCGCGGTCGACGTCGTCGGCTCCATCGACGAAGCCGAGCCCGCGCCCGGCGACACCGTGGTGCTCGCGGTGAAGAGCCAGGATGCCGAGCAGGCGCTGGCCGCGCTGGCCTGGCGCCCCCTCGTCAGCGGCGGTGTCGTGGCGGATCTGCCGGTGGTCACGCTGCAGAACGGGCTCGCGACGGAAGACATCGCGCTGCGCCGGTTCGCCCGCGTGGTGGGGGTGTCGGTGGCGATCGCCGCCAGTCATCTGCGCCCCGGTGAAGTCGTGGCGCCGTCATGGCCCACGCTCGGAACGGCGCGCGTCGGCGCCGTCACCGGAGCCGCGGCCGAGCTCGAGCCGCGCGTGAGCGACGATCTCGCGAGCGCCGGGTTCGCGGCATCCGTCGTCGCGGACATCGCTGCCACCAAACGCCGCAAGCTCCTGGCGAATCTCCGCAACGTCGTCGAGGTGTTCGACGTCGACGACGCGGTCCGAGACGCGGCCACCGCGTCGGTGCGCGACGAGGCGGCGGCCCTCTTCGATTGCCTCGGCCTCGACGTCGCGCCGGCCGAGGCGGGGTTCGTCCCCGTCGAGCAGGTGCCGGGCCACGTCCCCGGGCGGTTGTCGACGTGGCAGAGCCTGGAACGCGGCGCGAGCGTCGAGAGCGACTTCCTCGTCGGGGAACTCGTCCTGCTCGCGCGACGTGCGGGGGTGGAGGTGCCGCTCGCCGAAGCCGTGCAACGCGATCTCGGCGCGCTCGCCGCGCGCGGCGGCCGGCCGGGCGCCGCGCCGCTGCCGTCCGCCCTCGCCGCGGCCGTGCGGGGCGGGTCGGTCGCGACGCCGTCCGCGCCTGCCGCGGCCCTCGCCGGGGCGACGACGTGACCGCGGTCGCCCCGACGACGACGGGCGCCGCGCCGCGCACGCTCACCCTCGGCTTCCACACACGGGTGCCGTTCACGACGGGCGAGGCGCGACGCGGTCTGGACGACGGGGTCGCCCTCTTCCGTCACGCCGAGCAGGGGGGTTACGACCGCGGCTGGGTGTATCAGCGTCATTTCGACAACTACCTCGCCGCGCCGCTGGTCTTCCTCCCCGTCGTGGCGCAGTACACGAGCCGTATCGGCCTGGGCACGGCGATCATCGGCATGCGGTATCAAGATCCGGTCCTTCTCGCCGAGGCCGCATCGACCGCGGACCATCTCAGCGGGGGCCGCCTGCAACTCGGCCTCGGAACGGGGATGGGCGGCTTCGACCGGGCTTTCCGGCAGGAGCCGAACGACGGTCGGGCGGTCTCCCTCGATCGGCTCGACGTCTTCCTGCGGGCCATCCGGGGCGAAGCGGTCGGTCACGGCGCGAACGGCGAGCCGCTCACCGTGCGAGGGGCGAGCCGCGATCTGATCGAGCGCGTCTGGTTCGGTGCCGGCTCCGTCGCCTCCGCCGAGCGCGTCGCCGGGCGGGGGCTGCACCTGATGCTGAGCACGATCCTGACCGGCGCGGTCGCGGACTACGACGCCGAGCAACGCGCGGCGATCGCGGCGTTCCGCGAGGGACATCCGCGCGGGTCGTCCGCGCGCGTCTCGGTGAGCCGGTCCATCCTGCCGGCGACCTCGGTCGAACGCGCTCGCCGCTACGCCGCCTACGACGCCGAGCGTCGCGCGCGCGGACCCGCTGCTTCGCGACCGCAGGGCGCGGTCGCCCCGGCGCCGCAGCCGCCCGGAGTCTTCACGATGAGCCCGGCCATCCACGGAGAGCCGGAGTCGGTGGTCGATGCGTTGCTGGCCGACCCCGCGGTGGCCGAAGCTGATGATGTCATCGCTTTCCTGCCGCCCGAGTTCGCGCTCGACGAGAGCAGGCGACTGCTCGATGACATCGCCGAACACGTCGCGCCGGCGTTGCGCATAGCAAGAGGAGCTTCTGCATGACCGATCTCGCCCCCGCCCTCGCCATCGACCGCTCGGGTCTGCGCGCCGCCGGCTCGCCCGCCGGCGTCGTCGTCGCGCGAGACGTGGCGGATGTGCAGGCCGCGGTGCGGCGCGCGCGGGCCGACGGGCTCGTGGTCGTCACGCGAGGCGCGGGCTCCGGCCTCGCCGGCGGCGCGGTGGCCGGCGCAGGCGCGTTGGTGCTCGACCTCTCGCGGCTCGACCGCATCCGGTCCATCGATCCCGTCGACGGCACCGCCGACGTCGAAGCGGGCGTGATCACCGCTCACTTGGATGCCGCTGCGCGCGCGCACGGGCTGTTCTACGCCCCCGATCCCGGCAGCGTCGGCATCTCGACCATCGGCGGCAACATCGCCACGAACGCCGGTGGCCTGCGCGGAGCCAAGTACGGCGTGACGCGCGACGCGGTGCTGTCGGTCGATGTCGTCCGCGCGGACGGCTCTCTCCTACGGCTGGGTCGCCCCACCATCAAGGGAGTGACGGGATACGACCTCGCCGGTCTCGTCGTGGGCTCGGAGGGCACCCTGGGGATCGTGGTCGCGGCGCGGGTGCGCCTGCTTCCCGTGCCGCGCCGCATCGCCACGGCCTCGGCGTTCTTCGCCACGCTCGAGGACGCCGCCGAGGCGGTCGCGGCGATCGCACTGAGCGGCGCCCGCCCCGCGGTGCTCGAGATCCTCGACGGGGAGACGCTCGGCGCGATCGACGCCCTGGAGGGCTCGGCCCTGCGCGACCGCGGGGAGGCGCTGCTGCTCGCCCAGACCGACGGCTTCGGCGCCGAGGAGGAGATCGCGGTCGTGACCGAGGCCCTCTCCGCAGCGGCGACCCACCACGAGTGGACCGCAGACCCGGAGACGGCGGCGACGCTGCTGCACGCGCGTCGGCAGGCGCTCCCGGCTCTCGAGCGGCTCGGTCGTCCGGTGATCGAAGACATCGCGGTGCCGCGCAGCCGTCTCGCCGAGGCGGTACGGGGCATCCGCGCGATCGCCGCCCGGCGCGAGGTGCCGATCTACGTCTTCGGTCACGCCGGCGACGGCAATCTCCATCCGATCATCGTCGTCGACCCCTCCCTCGACGAGCTGCCCGAGTCCGCGGTCGGAGCGGCGGATGACATCTTCGCCCTCGCGTTGGAGCTCGGCGGAACGGTGACCGCCGAGCACGGCATCGGTCGTCTGAAGCGCGAGTGGGCGCGTCGAGAGCTGGGGCCGGAGGTGGTGGCCGTGCACGATGCGATCAAGGCGGTGTTCGACCCCGATGGCATCCTGAACCCCGGCGCGGCGTACTGAGCGCGGGCCTGCTCGGGGGTTGGGGGCGTCCTCACCGCGGGGCGGGAGGAAGCCCTGCCCCGCGGCGCAGTGCCCCCGACGGCGGTGGCGCGGGTGGCGGTGCCGCGGGCGGCGGTGCGGCGGATGGCGGTGCCGCGGGCGGGGGTGGCGCGGGTGGCGGTGGCGCGGGTGGCGGTGGCGCGGGCGGGAGTGCGGCGGGCGGCACTGCCGCACATTTCGGGGCGGCTCCGCACCACATCGCCGCAGCGGTCCGTCCGCGACACCCGCACCGCTTCCCGCACCCCCATCCGCCACGCCGACCCGTGCTCGGTCGAGCCGTGGAGAAACCGGCACTGTTTTGATCGCTGTCCGGTTGCGGAACGGTCAGCGGTTCGGGTTGCTCGCCGCGCCGTCCAGCCAGAGCGTGTCGCTCTTGTCTCCGTGCGCGCCCGCTTTGCCGACGTGGGCGTCGCTGATCTTCGGGCCTTTCGTGATCACGTGCACGAGCGCCATGCCGTGGCCGCGACCCAGGTCGTAATCCGTCTTCAGCCACTCGAGGATCGGCGTGGCCTTGGTGCCCGGCCCGAAGCCGTGTTCGTCGGCGAGCGCGATGAACTGGCGCGGGGTCAGCCCCGTCTTGGTTTCGATGTTGTCGAGGTAGGACTGGAAAGACATGACCGGAGGCTAGCGCGCCCCTCCGACATCGGTCCACGCTCGCGGCGCGGCGCCGGGCCGATGACCCGCGCGCTGCACAGGGCCCGGCCGCACGGAAGCGCCGGCTGCACGAGGCGCGGGCTGCACGAGGCACCGGCCGCACGAGGCGCCGGCCGTACGAAGCACGAGGCACCGGCCGCACGAGGCGCGCGGACGAAGCACCGGGACAGCGATCCGCCGGCCGACGATCTGCCGGTCCGGCGATACGCGGGGCGGACCAGGCGCCGGGCGGCCGATGCCCCGGGCCGGCGACGCGCGGGGGCGGACAGGGCGCGGGGCGGCCGACGCGCGGGACCGACGATGTCGGAGCATCGGGATACGGTCGGGGGATGGCCGTCACCCTGCACCGGGCGCCCGTCGCCGAGATCGACCCCCGCACCCTGTACCGCATCCTCTGGCTGCGGGTGACGGTCTTCGTCGTCGAGCAGCAGGCCGCCTATCCCGAGATCGACGGGCGCGACATCGAGCCCGGCGCGGAGCTGATGTGGGCGACCGAGGGCGACGACGTGCTCGCGACCCTCCGCATCCTCCGCGAGCCGGACAACACGCGCATCGGCCGCGTCGCCACCGCCCCCGCGGCGCGCGGCCGCGGCCTCGCCGCCGACCTCATGCGCGCCGCCGTCGATGTTCTGGATGCTGAGGCCCCCGGCATCCCGATCCTGCTCGACGCCCAAGCGCACCTGGCGAGCTGGTACGCACGGTTCGGGTTCGTGGTGTCGGGCGCGCCGTTCGCCGAGGACGGCATCCCGCACGTGCCGACGCGGCGGACGCGCCTGAGCACCGAGCGCCTCGTGTTGCGGGAGTGGACCCGCGACGACCGAGACCGCGCGTTCCTCTTCGACATGTACCGCCGGCCTGAGGTGCGTCGCTGGCTGGGCGACGGGCGCGTGATGACGGACGAGGCCGAGGTCGACGCGCTGCTGGATCGCTGGACCGGTCTGGCGGACGGCATCTTGGGAGTGCGGGCCGTCGAAACGGCCGACGGTGCACCCCTCGGTTCGGTGCTGCTCAAGCGCATCCCGTGGTCGGCGAGTGCGGGTGACGGGCACCCCGACGACGTCGAGATCGGCTGGCACTTCCACCCCGATGCCTGGGGCTCGGGCTACGCCACCGAGGCCGCGGCGGCCGTGCTCGCGCTCGCCCGGAAGCACGGCATCCATCGCATCGTCGCCGTCACGAACCCGGCGAACGCCGTGTCGGGGGCGGTCGCCGAGCGCATCGGGCTGCGACCGGTGGGGGAGACGGGTGCGTACTACGACACGACGTGCGCGCTGTACGTGTCAGCCGACGGGGGTGGAGTCCCGGCCCTGCACGGCTGACCGATCGGTCGATCCCGACCTTGCGGCGCGCATGCCTTCCGCGGAGCGTGCACGCCCGGTGCGTCACCCCTGGTCGGCCGGCTGACGCGAGTCCCAGTCGGCACGGCTCGCGGTGATCGTCGCCCTGTGCTCCTCGGCCCAGTCGGCCAGTGCGCGCAACGGTGCCGTCAGTGACTGGCCTGTCGCTGTGAGTGCGTACTCGACCCGTGGCGGCCGCATGTCGATGACCGTTCGCGTGATGAGCCCGTCGCGCTCCAAGCGTTGAAGGGTGAGCGTGAGCATTCGCTGCGAGATGCCCTCGATGTCTCGTTGAAGGGAACGGAATCGGTACGGCTGTCGAGCGAGGGCCGCCACGACCAGGATCGTCCACTTGTCCCCGACCCGCTCCAGGATGTCCTTGAGTGAGCACCTTTCGGCGGCGAATCGCGGCGCCGCGGTTACGGCGGTGTACCCATCGGTCAGGAGAGTGCCTTCTGTCGTCATGGACTCATGGTTACTACTCTGACGCTGGTTATTTCAAGTAACCGCGAGATGGCACAACATGAGAATCGGCATTCTGGGCACGGGGCGGATGGGGCAGGCGCTGGCCGAACTGCTCCGCGGTGCCGGTCACGACCTCGTGATCGGGTCGCGGACGCCGGGTGAGGCTTCGTTCCCCACCGTCACGCTGGGGGAGGCGCTCACCCACGGGGAGGTCGTCCTCATCGCCCTGCCGCACGCCGCGATCGAAGCGAACCTCGCCCTGCTTTCGACGATCGCGCCGGAGACCGTCGTGATCGATCTCGCGAACGCGGTGCTGGTCGAAAACGGTCGGATCCGCTCAGCCCTGGAGCAACCGCACGGACGGTGGCTGGCTGACCTCCTCGCGCATGCACGAGTGGCCCGCGCCTTCACGCATATCCACGACGAGCTACTCGTCAGTCGAGCGATGCGCCAGCCCCACACGTGGGCGATCGCGGTGGCTGCCGACGATGTCGCGGTCCTGACCATCGCCGAGACGCTGGTCCGGGATGCAGGGTACGTGCCCGTGCCGATCGGCGATCTGAACCGCTCGTCGGTTCTCGACCCGGGAGGTCCGCTGTTTCCCAACATGTACCTGCCCGGCGACATGCGGGATCTGCTTCGCCGCCACGGCGCCTGAGGTGGGCGTCGCACGGCGAAGCCCGTGTGGAGCCTCGGCTCGAGTGGTCCGCGTGGTGATCGCAGGCCCTGACGACGCTAGTGCGGCGCGTGGTACTCCGCGGTGCCTCGCTTCCAGTAACCCTTGACCACGGTTGCGGCGGGGTCGCCCGCCCAGCGATCGAGCAACAGCGCGCGCCCGGCGCGGACGATCGACTGCTCGGCGGCGACGAAGCCGAAGACGCAGCCGAACGGCCGCTCCTCCACGTCGAGCGCGTCGAGCCAGTCGGCGAGTTCCTCGCCCGCGGGGCGCTCGCCGCGGTGCAGCTGCACCACCTCGACGCCCGGGGGCGCGGCGACGGGCAGGTCGTGCGCGGCATCCGGCACTTCGATCGCGATGCGCCCGACGGCGTCGTCGTCCATGGCCGCCGCGAACCGGCGGATCGCCGGGACCGCCGTCTCGTCGCCGGCCAGCAGCCAGGCGTCGGGTCGACCGACCAGCACCATCGACCCGCGCGGTCCGCCGACCCCGACCGGTGCGCCCAGGGGAGCGGATGCCGCCCACTGGCTGCCGACACCGCCACCGTGCAGCGCCACGTCGATGTCGAGCCAGCCCGCCTCGGCATCCCAACTCACCGGGGTGTACTCGCGATTGGGGGCCTCTCGGATCTCACCACCGGGCTGGGCGGGAAAGAACACGCGGATGTGGTCGTCGGCGCCGGGGGAGTCGAAGCCCTGCAGCTCGGGACCCTCGAGGCGGAGGCGAACGTACGACGGGGTCACCCAGGTGCGCTGGCTGAGAGTCGCCGCGCGGAACAGGAGCTCGTGGCGGCGGGGTTCGAGGCGGGCTCCGAGGGTCGGGTTCGACATCTTCACAAAGGTAAGGCTAACCTAACGGTTCGCCCCCCGCACGAAGTGTCCGCCGGGTGGCTCACACACAGCACTGGAGAGATTCGCATGAGTACTCGCTTGTTCCGCCCCCTCGCCGTCGCCTCCTTGGTGGCCGCCCTCGCCCTCACCGGATGCGCCGGGAACACCGCCGCGCCCGCCGGCGAGGCCGCCGCGGCGACCACCGTCACCGTCGAAGACAACCACGGCTCGATCGAAGTGCCCGTCAACCCGGAGCGTGTCGTCGCCCTCGACAACACGACCTTCGAGACGCTCAGCGAGTGGGGCGTGAAGCTCGTCGCCGCCCCCAAGCCGCTCATGTACGACCTCTGGCCTTCGCTCTCGGGTGGTGACGAGGTGCTCGACGTGGGCCTTCACCGCGAGCCCGACATCGAGGCCGTCGTCGCGGCCGAGCCCGACCTCATCGTCGGCGGGTACCGTTTCCGCGAGATCTACGACCAGCTGAAGGAGATCCAGCCGGCCACGATCGAGACCAGCCCCCGTGAGGGCGAGGACCACACGTCGGAGCTCAAGCGGCAGACGACGATCCTCGGCCAGGTGTTCGGCAAGAACGACGAGGCCGCGCAGCTCACGGCCGACCTCGACACCGCGATCGCCGACGCGAAGGCGGCCTACGACCCGTCGCAGACGGTGATGGGCCTCATCACCTCGGGCGGGAAGATCGCCTACGCCGCTCCCGGCGAGGGCCGCGGTGTCGGCGTGCTGTTCCCGACGCTGGGGCTCACCCCCGCGCTCGATCGCTCAGCCGAAGACGCCTCGCACGGCGACGACATCAGCGTCGAGGCGATCGCCGCGGCGAATCCCGAGTGGCTCTTCGTGCTCGACCGCGACGCGATGTTCGGCGAAGACGGCTACGTCTCGGCGAAGGAGCTCGTCGAGAACGCCGAGGCGCTGAAGAACGTCCCCGCCGTGCAGAAGGGCCAGATCGTCTACCTCGACGGCAGCTTCTACCTCGATGAGGGCATCCAGGCGTACACGAAGCTGTACCGCTCCGCCGCCGAGGCCTTCGCCTCCTGACCCCGCCTCCGCCGCGCGCGTGAGGGGTCAGAAACTGTCGCCTGGGCCCGCCCCAGGCGACAGAAAGTGACCCCTCACGCGTGAGCACGGCGGGGAGGGAGGGGATGCCATGAGACAGACCATCATGCGACCTCGGCTCGCGCTGCCCGCCGCGGGTGTCGGCGTCGCCGCGCTCGTCGTCCTGTCGCTGTTCGTCGGGGCCTACGACCTGACCGCCGACGACTTCGGCGGCGAGATGTTCTTCATCTCGCGCGTACCGCGCACCGTCGCCCTCGTGCTCGCCGGCTGCGCGATGGCCGTGTCGGGCCTCATCATGCAGCTGCTCACCCAGAACCGCTTCGTCGAGCCGTCCACCACCGGAACCACGGAGTGGGCCGCGCTGGGACTGCTCGTCACGGTGCTGCTGTTCCCGACCGCGCCGCTGATCGTGCGCATGGTCGCGGCGTCGGTCGCCGCCTTCGTCGGGACGATGGTGTTCATCGCCATCCTGCGCCGCATCTCGCTGCGCTCGTCGCTGGTCGTGCCCTTGATCGGCATCATGCTGGGCGCGGTCGTCTCGGCGTTCACGACCTATCTCGCCGTCTCGACCAACTCGCTGCAGATGCTCGGCACGTGGTTCATGGGCAGCTTCACCTCGATCGTGCGCGGACGCTACGAGGTGCTGTGGATCGTCGCGATCGTCGTGCTGCTCGTCTTCCTCTACGCCGACCGCATCACCGTCGCCGGCCTCGGCCGCGACATCGCCACCTCGGTGGGCCTCGATCACACGCGCGTGATGCTCATCGGCACGGGCCTGGTCGCCGTCGCGACCGGGGTGACCACCGTCGTCGTCGGGTTCCTGCCCTTCCTCGGACTGGTCGTGCCGAACCTCGTGTCGATGTGGCGCGGCGACAACGCCCGCGCGAACCTGCCCTGGGTGTGCCTCGGGGGAGTCGCGATCGTCGTCGTCTGCGACATCGTCGGGCGCGTGATCCGGATGCCGTTCGAGGTCCCCGTCTCGATGATCCTCGGCGTCGTCGGCGCCGCCGTGTTCATCACCCTGCTGCTGAGGATGCGTGCCCGTGGCTGACACCCTGACCCGCCGTGCCCCGGCCCTTGCCGTCCGTCGTCCGCGGATCGCCTGGCGCTTCGGCATCCTGGCCCTCATCGTGGTGGTCGCGGCCGTCGGCGTGCTGACCTGGGACGTCCCGGGGGTGCCGGGGTCGCGCGGCTTCTGGATCGCGGTGAATCTGCGCGTGGTGAGTCTGGCGACGATCGCCCTCGTCGCCTGCTGCCAGGCGGTGGCGACGGTGCTGTTCCACACCGCCACCGCGAACCGCATCCTGACCCCCTCGATCATGGGGTTCGACGCGCTGTACGTCGTGATGCAGACGGCGCTGGTGTTCTTCTTCGGCGCCGCGGCGCTGTCGGCCACCGACGGCCTGCTCAAGGTCGTCGTGCAGAGCGTGCTGATGGTCGGCTTCGCCACGTTGCTCTACGGCTGGCTGTTCGCCGGCCGCCGCGGCAACCTGCACATCATGCTGCTGGTGGGGGTCGTGCTGGGTGTGGGCTTCGGTTCGCTCTCCACCGTCATGCAGCGCCTGCTCACGCCCAGCGACTTCGACATCTTCTCGGCCCGCCTGTTCGGCAACCTCTCGAACTCGGATGCCGAGTACCTCCCGTGGGGAGCGCTCGTCGTGGCCGTGGTGCTCGCTCTCGTCTGGCGCTCGAGGCATCGACTCGACGTGCTCGCGCTCGGCCGCGAGGCATCCATCAACCTCGGTCTGGCCTACCGGCGCGAGGTGATCGGGATGCTGGTGCTCGTCGCCGTGCTCATCTCGGTGTCGACGACGATGGTGGGCCCGATGACGTTCTTCGGGTTCATCGTCGCGACCCTGGCGTATCAGCTCGCCGGCTCGTCGCAGCACCGCGTGGTGCTGCCGTTCGCCGTGCTACTGGGCATGGCCACGCTGCTGGGCGGGTACTTCGTGCTGCGCCACATCTTCTACGCCGCCGGGATGCTCTCGATCATCATCGAGTTCGTCGGCGGCGTCTTCTTCCTCGTGTACCTGCTCCGAAAGGGGAGCCTGTGATCTCGCTCACCGACGTCACCATGACCTACGGCGACCTCACCGTGCTCGGGCCTGTGACCCTCGACATCCCCGCCGGCGGCGTCACCGCGCTCGTCGGGTCCAACGGTGCGGGCAAGTCGACGCTGCTGACCATCGTGGGACGCCTGACCACCGCGACGAGCGGGCGGGTCACCGTCGCCGGGAACGACGTGACCACCACTCCCGGGCGGGCGCTCGCGAAGATCGTGTCGATCCTGCGCCAGGAGAACCACTACGTCACCCGCCTGACGGTGCGCGAGCTCGTCGGCTTCGGGCGTTTCCCGCACTCGCAGGGGCGTCTCACCGCCGAGGATCACGCGAAGATCGACGAGGCCATCGCCTTCCTGGATCTCACCGAGCTGTCGGGGCGCTACCTCGACCAGCTCTCGGGCGGGCAGCGCCAGCGCGCATATGTCGCCA
The DNA window shown above is from Microbacterium proteolyticum and carries:
- a CDS encoding ketopantoate reductase family protein, which produces MSADAVGGRRAPGVVSAGGRRIIVGAGALGALLAAQWTGAGLPAVLVARGAARDVIDERGVLVRRPHGDERIAVDVVGSIDEAEPAPGDTVVLAVKSQDAEQALAALAWRPLVSGGVVADLPVVTLQNGLATEDIALRRFARVVGVSVAIAASHLRPGEVVAPSWPTLGTARVGAVTGAAAELEPRVSDDLASAGFAASVVADIAATKRRKLLANLRNVVEVFDVDDAVRDAATASVRDEAAALFDCLGLDVAPAEAGFVPVEQVPGHVPGRLSTWQSLERGASVESDFLVGELVLLARRAGVEVPLAEAVQRDLGALAARGGRPGAAPLPSALAAAVRGGSVATPSAPAAALAGATT
- a CDS encoding LLM class flavin-dependent oxidoreductase → MTAVAPTTTGAAPRTLTLGFHTRVPFTTGEARRGLDDGVALFRHAEQGGYDRGWVYQRHFDNYLAAPLVFLPVVAQYTSRIGLGTAIIGMRYQDPVLLAEAASTADHLSGGRLQLGLGTGMGGFDRAFRQEPNDGRAVSLDRLDVFLRAIRGEAVGHGANGEPLTVRGASRDLIERVWFGAGSVASAERVAGRGLHLMLSTILTGAVADYDAEQRAAIAAFREGHPRGSSARVSVSRSILPATSVERARRYAAYDAERRARGPAASRPQGAVAPAPQPPGVFTMSPAIHGEPESVVDALLADPAVAEADDVIAFLPPEFALDESRRLLDDIAEHVAPALRIARGASA
- a CDS encoding FAD-binding oxidoreductase, with protein sequence MTDLAPALAIDRSGLRAAGSPAGVVVARDVADVQAAVRRARADGLVVVTRGAGSGLAGGAVAGAGALVLDLSRLDRIRSIDPVDGTADVEAGVITAHLDAAARAHGLFYAPDPGSVGISTIGGNIATNAGGLRGAKYGVTRDAVLSVDVVRADGSLLRLGRPTIKGVTGYDLAGLVVGSEGTLGIVVAARVRLLPVPRRIATASAFFATLEDAAEAVAAIALSGARPAVLEILDGETLGAIDALEGSALRDRGEALLLAQTDGFGAEEEIAVVTEALSAAATHHEWTADPETAATLLHARRQALPALERLGRPVIEDIAVPRSRLAEAVRGIRAIAARREVPIYVFGHAGDGNLHPIIVVDPSLDELPESAVGAADDIFALALELGGTVTAEHGIGRLKREWARRELGPEVVAVHDAIKAVFDPDGILNPGAAY
- a CDS encoding DUF4287 domain-containing protein translates to MSFQSYLDNIETKTGLTPRQFIALADEHGFGPGTKATPILEWLKTDYDLGRGHGMALVHVITKGPKISDAHVGKAGAHGDKSDTLWLDGAASNPNR
- a CDS encoding GNAT family N-acetyltransferase, with product MAVTLHRAPVAEIDPRTLYRILWLRVTVFVVEQQAAYPEIDGRDIEPGAELMWATEGDDVLATLRILREPDNTRIGRVATAPAARGRGLAADLMRAAVDVLDAEAPGIPILLDAQAHLASWYARFGFVVSGAPFAEDGIPHVPTRRTRLSTERLVLREWTRDDRDRAFLFDMYRRPEVRRWLGDGRVMTDEAEVDALLDRWTGLADGILGVRAVETADGAPLGSVLLKRIPWSASAGDGHPDDVEIGWHFHPDAWGSGYATEAAAAVLALARKHGIHRIVAVTNPANAVSGAVAERIGLRPVGETGAYYDTTCALYVSADGGGVPALHG
- a CDS encoding winged helix-turn-helix transcriptional regulator, with amino-acid sequence MTTEGTLLTDGYTAVTAAPRFAAERCSLKDILERVGDKWTILVVAALARQPYRFRSLQRDIEGISQRMLTLTLQRLERDGLITRTVIDMRPPRVEYALTATGQSLTAPLRALADWAEEHRATITASRADWDSRQPADQG
- a CDS encoding NADPH-dependent F420 reductase, with the translated sequence MRIGILGTGRMGQALAELLRGAGHDLVIGSRTPGEASFPTVTLGEALTHGEVVLIALPHAAIEANLALLSTIAPETVVIDLANAVLVENGRIRSALEQPHGRWLADLLAHARVARAFTHIHDELLVSRAMRQPHTWAIAVAADDVAVLTIAETLVRDAGYVPVPIGDLNRSSVLDPGGPLFPNMYLPGDMRDLLRRHGA
- a CDS encoding siderophore-interacting protein → MSNPTLGARLEPRRHELLFRAATLSQRTWVTPSYVRLRLEGPELQGFDSPGADDHIRVFFPAQPGGEIREAPNREYTPVSWDAEAGWLDIDVALHGGGVGSQWAASAPLGAPVGVGGPRGSMVLVGRPDAWLLAGDETAVPAIRRFAAAMDDDAVGRIAIEVPDAAHDLPVAAPPGVEVVQLHRGERPAGEELADWLDALDVEERPFGCVFGFVAAEQSIVRAGRALLLDRWAGDPAATVVKGYWKRGTAEYHAPH
- a CDS encoding siderophore ABC transporter substrate-binding protein, coding for MSTRLFRPLAVASLVAALALTGCAGNTAAPAGEAAAATTVTVEDNHGSIEVPVNPERVVALDNTTFETLSEWGVKLVAAPKPLMYDLWPSLSGGDEVLDVGLHREPDIEAVVAAEPDLIVGGYRFREIYDQLKEIQPATIETSPREGEDHTSELKRQTTILGQVFGKNDEAAQLTADLDTAIADAKAAYDPSQTVMGLITSGGKIAYAAPGEGRGVGVLFPTLGLTPALDRSAEDASHGDDISVEAIAAANPEWLFVLDRDAMFGEDGYVSAKELVENAEALKNVPAVQKGQIVYLDGSFYLDEGIQAYTKLYRSAAEAFAS
- a CDS encoding ABC transporter permease → MRQTIMRPRLALPAAGVGVAALVVLSLFVGAYDLTADDFGGEMFFISRVPRTVALVLAGCAMAVSGLIMQLLTQNRFVEPSTTGTTEWAALGLLVTVLLFPTAPLIVRMVAASVAAFVGTMVFIAILRRISLRSSLVVPLIGIMLGAVVSAFTTYLAVSTNSLQMLGTWFMGSFTSIVRGRYEVLWIVAIVVLLVFLYADRITVAGLGRDIATSVGLDHTRVMLIGTGLVAVATGVTTVVVGFLPFLGLVVPNLVSMWRGDNARANLPWVCLGGVAIVVVCDIVGRVIRMPFEVPVSMILGVVGAAVFITLLLRMRARG
- a CDS encoding iron chelate uptake ABC transporter family permease subunit, translating into MADTLTRRAPALAVRRPRIAWRFGILALIVVVAAVGVLTWDVPGVPGSRGFWIAVNLRVVSLATIALVACCQAVATVLFHTATANRILTPSIMGFDALYVVMQTALVFFFGAAALSATDGLLKVVVQSVLMVGFATLLYGWLFAGRRGNLHIMLLVGVVLGVGFGSLSTVMQRLLTPSDFDIFSARLFGNLSNSDAEYLPWGALVVAVVLALVWRSRHRLDVLALGREASINLGLAYRREVIGMLVLVAVLISVSTTMVGPMTFFGFIVATLAYQLAGSSQHRVVLPFAVLLGMATLLGGYFVLRHIFYAAGMLSIIIEFVGGVFFLVYLLRKGSL
- a CDS encoding iron ABC transporter ATP-binding protein, producing the protein MISLTDVTMTYGDLTVLGPVTLDIPAGGVTALVGSNGAGKSTLLTIVGRLTTATSGRVTVAGNDVTTTPGRALAKIVSILRQENHYVTRLTVRELVGFGRFPHSQGRLTAEDHAKIDEAIAFLDLTELSGRYLDQLSGGQRQRAYVAMVLAQDTDYILLDEPLNNLDMKHAVAMMGQLRRAADELGKTIVIVVHDINFAAAYADRIVALADGRVVHAGAPADLMTSETLEEVFGTPVDVRHDGPYPLAVYYR